The following coding sequences are from one Microbulbifer sp. TB1203 window:
- a CDS encoding L,D-transpeptidase family protein codes for MGLQTSQYIRNPLSCSALALAMALAVGATPPVTAQAPAVEPYLEALDSFAPYGRQYALMREELARYSALAEGDQWQPLPEGQTLSPGMRDPRVARLRSLLMQYGDYPLDDHTDTAAPVDEYDARLQEAVKRFQRRHGLKEDGLVDQRTRERLNVDPARHARTLAANLKRWEEMPKDLGPRYILVNIPDFSLRLMDRGREQFRMRVVVGKTRNKHQTPQLATRMTRLVFNPVWRVPPSIAVHELLPKGGGALSARGFRLVNHRGHSVPFSARNIAATRRGTVSLQQKGGPKNALGRVKFVIPNSHAIFLHDTQSKHLFKKAQRAFSHGCIRLEKPIEFARRMLAEQNGWGEERIDRMVHSGRTRAVELEQPIPVYIAYWSAWVDEEGLLQFRPDIYNRDNPGDTSGKETDND; via the coding sequence ATGGGTCTCCAAACCAGCCAGTACATCCGCAATCCTCTCAGCTGCAGCGCCCTGGCGCTCGCCATGGCGCTCGCGGTGGGCGCCACCCCGCCCGTCACCGCCCAGGCACCGGCGGTCGAGCCATACCTGGAGGCGCTGGACAGCTTCGCCCCCTACGGCCGCCAGTACGCGCTGATGCGCGAGGAACTGGCGCGCTATAGCGCCCTCGCCGAGGGAGACCAGTGGCAGCCTCTTCCGGAGGGACAAACCCTGTCACCGGGGATGCGCGATCCACGCGTCGCCCGCCTGCGCAGCCTGCTGATGCAGTACGGTGACTACCCGCTCGACGACCACACGGACACCGCCGCACCCGTGGATGAATACGACGCCCGACTACAGGAGGCGGTAAAGCGCTTCCAACGGCGTCACGGCCTGAAAGAGGACGGCCTGGTGGATCAGCGCACCCGCGAGCGCCTGAACGTCGACCCGGCCCGGCACGCCCGGACCCTGGCCGCCAACCTGAAGCGCTGGGAGGAAATGCCCAAAGACCTGGGCCCCCGCTATATCCTGGTGAACATTCCCGATTTCAGCCTGCGCCTGATGGACCGCGGACGCGAGCAGTTCCGCATGCGCGTGGTGGTGGGCAAGACCCGCAACAAGCACCAGACCCCGCAACTGGCCACGCGCATGACCCGGCTGGTGTTCAATCCGGTGTGGCGGGTACCCCCCAGCATCGCCGTGCACGAATTGCTGCCCAAGGGCGGCGGCGCCCTCTCCGCCCGCGGCTTCCGGCTGGTCAACCATCGGGGTCACTCGGTGCCCTTCAGTGCGCGCAACATCGCCGCCACCCGCCGCGGCACCGTCAGCCTGCAGCAGAAGGGCGGCCCTAAAAATGCCCTGGGGCGGGTCAAGTTCGTGATCCCCAACAGCCACGCCATCTTCCTGCACGACACCCAAAGCAAACACCTGTTCAAGAAGGCACAACGCGCATTCAGCCACGGCTGCATACGCCTGGAAAAGCCCATCGAGTTCGCCCGCAGGATGCTGGCGGAACAGAACGGCTGGGGAGAGGAGCGTATCGACCGCATGGTGCACAGCGGGCGCACCCGCGCCGTGGAGCTGGAGCAGCCGATACCGGTGTACATCGCCTACTGGAGCGCCTGGGTGGACGAGGAGGGGTTGCTGCAGTTCAGACCGGACATCTACAACCGCGACAACCCAGGGGACACCAGCGGAAAAGAAACCGATAACGACTGA
- a CDS encoding L,D-transpeptidase family protein, with the protein MSYFNPERRTHKSPLPLMILGSLCVFALYFAFAANQQTVPVLPENAVRPHLVRWLEENPDSWPAQDPIFNPAAVRRIYQRTDYRLLWFDNYSLSETANDLLKQLTASSSGNPSSMVDYRYHLGYFDRTLRDTPQRLQMAAVLDVLLTDAFVSYAQDTQLDRLKPKSRRQLNITPVHHAEGEFRLVGMQMPRQATASPSGRKYFRGYTRGIRGDRSRNYNIDRSRHYSTYSARRPSPSRFSPGGLPPRNGYRSYRREDGLPQVGRVPDHSEGPYIEDNIPYGGDAAALRNELARLRNLADSGRWRPLPAGPAMTIGARHPHVAQLRNMLSLYGDYRSYGGEPNSDKFDRRLHEAVLRFQTRHGLKPDGIVGRLTRQRLNLSPTARAHVIETNIRRRQQLPADLGSRFVQVNIPEYKLHYVENDRVRLSMNVVVGKKEHATPEINTRVSKVIFNPTWTVPRSILVNEILPKARANPSGMENMGYRVVSGSGEHLPLTPKNLSAAGRGSYLMRQLGGEDNILGRVKFEIPNKYDVYLHDTRARSLFTLTDRDYSHGCVRLAKPRHLAQALLRDQGDWDQWRIDQLTTGDETTEVKLEQRVPVYITYWTAWVDGEGRLNFRPDIYDKDGLAANQF; encoded by the coding sequence ATGTCGTATTTCAACCCCGAGCGCCGCACACACAAGTCACCGCTGCCGCTGATGATCCTCGGCAGCCTGTGCGTTTTCGCCCTTTATTTCGCCTTCGCCGCCAATCAGCAAACGGTGCCGGTGTTGCCGGAGAATGCCGTGCGCCCCCATTTGGTGCGCTGGTTGGAAGAGAACCCGGACTCCTGGCCCGCCCAGGACCCGATCTTCAACCCGGCGGCGGTGCGGCGCATCTACCAGCGTACGGATTACCGCCTGCTGTGGTTCGACAACTACAGCCTCAGCGAGACCGCCAACGACCTGTTAAAGCAGCTCACCGCCTCCAGTTCCGGCAACCCCAGCAGCATGGTGGATTACCGCTATCACCTGGGCTACTTCGACCGCACCCTGCGCGACACACCCCAGCGCCTGCAGATGGCCGCAGTGCTCGACGTGCTGCTCACCGACGCTTTCGTTTCCTATGCCCAGGATACCCAGTTGGACCGGCTCAAGCCCAAGAGCCGCCGGCAGCTGAACATTACCCCGGTGCATCATGCGGAGGGCGAATTCCGCCTGGTTGGCATGCAGATGCCGCGGCAGGCCACAGCCAGCCCCAGCGGGCGCAAGTACTTTCGCGGCTATACCCGCGGAATCCGCGGAGATCGCAGCCGCAACTACAACATCGACCGCTCCCGCCACTACTCCACCTACTCCGCCCGCCGGCCGTCGCCCTCGCGCTTCTCCCCTGGCGGCCTGCCCCCGCGCAACGGCTACCGCAGCTATCGCAGGGAGGACGGGCTGCCGCAGGTGGGGCGGGTTCCGGACCACAGCGAAGGTCCCTATATAGAAGACAACATACCCTACGGCGGAGATGCTGCGGCCCTGCGTAACGAACTGGCGCGTCTCCGCAACCTGGCGGACAGCGGCCGCTGGCGACCTCTGCCCGCGGGCCCGGCCATGACAATCGGCGCGCGCCACCCCCATGTGGCCCAACTGCGCAACATGCTGTCCCTCTACGGCGACTATCGCAGCTACGGTGGCGAACCCAACAGCGACAAATTCGACCGGCGGCTGCACGAAGCGGTGCTGCGCTTCCAGACACGTCACGGCCTCAAGCCCGACGGTATCGTCGGCCGCCTGACCCGCCAGCGGTTGAACCTCTCCCCCACCGCTCGCGCGCATGTCATCGAGACCAATATCCGACGCCGCCAGCAACTGCCGGCAGATCTGGGCAGCCGCTTCGTGCAGGTCAATATTCCCGAGTACAAATTGCACTATGTGGAGAACGACCGGGTCAGGCTGTCGATGAACGTGGTGGTAGGCAAGAAGGAACACGCCACGCCGGAAATCAATACCCGGGTGAGCAAGGTGATATTCAACCCCACCTGGACGGTGCCGCGCAGCATCCTGGTGAATGAAATACTGCCCAAGGCCCGCGCCAACCCCAGCGGCATGGAGAACATGGGCTACCGGGTGGTGAGCGGCAGCGGCGAACATCTGCCGTTGACCCCCAAAAACCTCTCCGCCGCCGGCCGGGGCTCCTACCTGATGCGCCAGCTGGGCGGCGAGGACAATATCCTCGGGCGGGTCAAGTTCGAGATTCCCAACAAGTACGATGTGTACCTGCACGACACCCGCGCCAGGAGTCTGTTCACCCTCACAGACCGGGACTACAGTCACGGCTGCGTGCGCCTGGCAAAACCCCGCCATCTGGCCCAGGCGCTGCTGCGGGATCAGGGCGACTGGGACCAGTGGCGCATCGACCAGCTCACCACCGGTGACGAGACCACCGAGGTGAAGCTGGAACAGCGTGTGCCGGTGTACATCACCTATTGGACCGCCTGGGTGGACGGCGAGGGGCGCCTGAACTTCCGCCCGGATATCTACGACAAGGACGGCCTGGCGGCCAATCAATTCTAG
- a CDS encoding NRDE family protein — MCLLLFAYRCHPEYPLLMLANRDEFHDRPNAPAAPWEGGELVAGRDLQAGGTWLGVAGGGRAAAVTNVREPGRAPPADTLSRGDIPRDFLRGQQPPWDCAAGLEAARYRGFNAVFFQLGAEPELVCAGNRHRAFAFSPGVHGISNGAPDAPWPKVLKGKAGTERLLAGIHGEVDEDNFVRPALALLRDSALAAVAELPSTGVDPALELALSSIFVQIDTRDSPSRGSYGTRASSLVAVDHRGRTQLWEQNYRDGEREGPLRHFRLD, encoded by the coding sequence ATGTGCCTGTTACTGTTCGCCTACCGCTGTCACCCCGAATACCCGCTGCTGATGCTCGCCAACCGGGACGAGTTCCACGATCGCCCCAATGCGCCGGCAGCGCCCTGGGAAGGTGGAGAGCTGGTGGCCGGCCGCGATCTGCAGGCCGGCGGCACCTGGCTGGGTGTCGCCGGGGGCGGTCGCGCGGCGGCAGTGACCAATGTGCGCGAACCCGGCCGGGCCCCGCCCGCCGATACGCTCTCGCGGGGAGATATCCCGCGGGATTTCCTGCGCGGGCAGCAGCCGCCCTGGGATTGCGCCGCCGGGCTGGAGGCGGCGCGCTATCGCGGCTTCAATGCGGTGTTCTTTCAACTGGGTGCGGAGCCGGAGCTTGTCTGCGCCGGCAACCGCCACCGGGCCTTCGCCTTCTCCCCGGGAGTCCACGGCATTTCCAACGGCGCGCCGGACGCGCCCTGGCCCAAGGTGTTGAAAGGGAAGGCCGGTACAGAGCGGCTGTTGGCGGGTATCCACGGCGAAGTCGATGAGGACAACTTCGTGCGCCCGGCCCTGGCCCTGCTGCGGGACAGCGCGCTGGCGGCGGTGGCGGAGCTGCCCAGCACCGGCGTGGATCCGGCACTGGAATTGGCGCTCTCTTCCATTTTTGTCCAGATAGACACCCGTGATTCTCCCTCCCGTGGCTCCTATGGCACCCGCGCCAGCAGCCTGGTGGCGGTCGACCACCGGGGGCGGACGCAATTGTGGGAACAGAACTACCGCGACGGAGAGAGGGAGGGGCCGTTGCGCCATTTCCGCCTCGATTGA
- the lgt gene encoding prolipoprotein diacylglyceryl transferase, producing the protein MIPYPQIDPVAVAIGPLKVHWYGLMYLAGFATAWWLALRRSRKPWSPVIKSEVEDLILYCAIGVVVGGRIGYMLFYNFGELASDPLSLFRVWEGGMSFHGGLIGVMLAATLYARKIGTTFPALIDFVAPLVPIGLGLGRLGNFIGQELWGRPTDVPWGMVFPRDPELLVRHPSQLYQAFLEGLVLFVVLWIYSSKPRPRLAVGGLFVTLYGIFRFAMEFVREPDAHIGFDLFGWMTRGQLLSLPMIAAGIALMVWSYRTQPLPEGRGQAKGGTQ; encoded by the coding sequence ATGATCCCCTATCCCCAAATCGACCCGGTAGCCGTGGCCATAGGCCCGCTGAAAGTGCACTGGTACGGGCTGATGTATCTGGCCGGCTTTGCCACCGCCTGGTGGCTGGCACTGCGGCGCAGCCGCAAGCCCTGGTCGCCAGTAATCAAGTCGGAAGTGGAGGACCTGATTCTCTACTGCGCCATCGGCGTCGTGGTGGGTGGCCGGATCGGCTATATGCTCTTTTACAATTTCGGTGAACTGGCCTCCGATCCCCTGTCCCTGTTCCGCGTATGGGAGGGGGGCATGAGTTTCCACGGCGGCCTGATCGGGGTGATGCTGGCCGCCACTCTCTACGCGCGCAAGATCGGCACCACTTTCCCCGCATTGATCGACTTCGTGGCGCCACTGGTGCCCATCGGCCTGGGCCTCGGCCGACTCGGAAATTTTATCGGTCAGGAGCTGTGGGGCCGGCCCACGGACGTGCCCTGGGGTATGGTCTTCCCGCGGGACCCGGAGTTGCTGGTGCGCCACCCGTCGCAACTGTACCAGGCATTCCTGGAGGGTCTGGTGCTGTTTGTGGTGCTGTGGATCTACTCCAGCAAACCGCGCCCGCGCCTGGCGGTGGGCGGCCTGTTCGTGACTCTCTACGGCATCTTCCGTTTCGCGATGGAATTCGTGCGTGAGCCGGATGCTCATATCGGTTTCGACCTGTTCGGTTGGATGACCCGCGGCCAATTGCTCAGCTTGCCGATGATCGCCGCGGGCATCGCGCTGATGGTATGGAGCTACCGCACCCAGCCGCTTCCCGAAGGTCGGGGCCAGGCGAAAGGGGGCACACAGTAA
- a CDS encoding thymidylate synthase gives MKQYLDLMRHVRDSGTRKSDRTGTGTLSVFGYQMRFDLSEGFPLITTKKCHLRSIIHELLWFLRGDTNIDYLQENGVRIWDEWATEEGDLGPVYGCQWRSWPTPDGRRIDQIAQLLEQLKSRPDSRRLLVSAWNPADLPDEGVSPRDNAAAGRMALAPCHALFQFYVADGRLSCQLYQRSADIFLGVPFNIASYSLLTLMLAQVCGLKPGEFIHTLGDAHLYMNHQEQVEEQLSREPLPLPQMHLNPAVTDLFAFRFEDFELRGYQAYPHIPAPVAV, from the coding sequence ATGAAACAGTACCTGGACCTGATGCGCCATGTGCGTGACAGCGGCACCCGCAAGAGCGATCGCACCGGCACCGGAACCCTCAGCGTGTTTGGCTACCAGATGCGTTTCGACTTGTCTGAGGGCTTCCCACTGATCACCACCAAGAAGTGCCATCTGCGCTCGATTATTCACGAGCTGCTGTGGTTCCTGCGCGGTGATACCAATATCGACTATCTGCAAGAGAACGGTGTGCGTATCTGGGACGAATGGGCCACCGAGGAGGGAGACCTGGGGCCGGTATACGGTTGCCAGTGGCGCTCCTGGCCCACGCCGGACGGGCGCCGCATCGATCAGATCGCGCAGTTGCTGGAGCAGTTGAAGAGCCGCCCGGACTCCCGCCGCCTGCTGGTGAGCGCTTGGAATCCCGCCGATCTCCCGGACGAGGGAGTATCTCCTCGGGACAACGCCGCCGCCGGGCGCATGGCCCTGGCGCCCTGTCACGCCCTGTTCCAGTTCTATGTGGCGGATGGTCGGCTGTCCTGCCAGCTGTACCAGCGCAGCGCGGATATTTTCCTGGGGGTGCCCTTCAATATCGCCTCCTACAGCCTGCTTACCCTGATGCTGGCACAGGTGTGCGGCCTCAAGCCGGGCGAGTTTATCCACACGCTTGGCGATGCCCATCTCTACATGAACCACCAGGAACAGGTGGAGGAGCAACTGAGCCGCGAGCCGCTGCCGTTGCCGCAGATGCATCTCAATCCCGCAGTGACCGACCTGTTCGCGTTTCGTTTTGAGGACTTCGAACTGCGCGGCTACCAGGCCTATCCGCACATCCCGGCACCGGTGGCGGTGTAA
- a CDS encoding dihydrofolate reductase yields MAEIPIALIAAVARNGAIGRDNGLPWRLSGDLQFFKRTTLGKPVVMGRVTFESIGRPLPGRDNIVVSRNPEWNAPGVQSAASLDEALQLARQSAVASDAEEVMVIGGAQIYRQTLAQAKRVYLTEVDAEVEGDAFFPPLGDQWRESSRACYPASERDEYNYCLVQYDRLK; encoded by the coding sequence ATGGCGGAAATCCCCATAGCCCTGATCGCCGCGGTGGCGCGTAACGGCGCGATCGGTCGCGATAACGGCCTGCCCTGGCGCCTGTCCGGCGACCTGCAATTTTTCAAGCGCACCACCCTGGGCAAACCTGTGGTGATGGGGCGCGTGACTTTCGAATCCATCGGGCGGCCGCTGCCTGGACGGGACAATATCGTGGTCAGTCGCAACCCCGAGTGGAATGCCCCAGGGGTACAGTCTGCGGCCTCCTTGGACGAAGCGCTGCAGCTGGCGCGGCAGTCCGCCGTTGCCAGTGATGCCGAAGAGGTAATGGTGATCGGTGGCGCGCAGATTTATCGCCAGACCCTGGCACAGGCGAAACGCGTCTATCTCACAGAAGTGGATGCGGAGGTGGAAGGAGACGCCTTCTTCCCCCCTTTAGGTGACCAGTGGCGGGAATCCAGTCGGGCGTGTTACCCGGCCTCGGAAAGGGATGAATATAACTACTGCTTAGTCCAGTACGACAGGTTGAAATAA
- a CDS encoding DUF3450 domain-containing protein — protein sequence MKTKRFMAVALTTALSAGALYGSVATADTLDNVLAVGQQKTSAAQASQKRIDKIAEETTSLLQDFKVVNKEIDGLRVYNRQLEKQLANQLSVIKDLEESIDNVTVIERQIQPLILRMLDGLEQFIELDAPFMLEERLANLEGVKRNMDRSDITAAEKFRQVLELYNFEAEYGRKLSSYGDTLNVNGQQREVNVLQIGRIALLAQTKDSKITMAYDKEQKGWVEVDSGEYRRAVMQGLKIAKQQATIDIMNMPIPAPEAAQ from the coding sequence ATGAAAACCAAGCGATTCATGGCTGTGGCGCTGACCACTGCGCTGTCTGCCGGCGCACTCTACGGCAGCGTAGCCACTGCGGATACACTCGACAACGTCCTCGCCGTAGGCCAGCAGAAGACCTCTGCGGCCCAGGCTTCGCAAAAGCGCATCGACAAGATCGCTGAGGAAACCACCAGCCTGCTGCAGGACTTCAAGGTGGTGAACAAGGAAATCGACGGCTTGCGCGTTTACAACCGCCAGCTGGAGAAGCAACTGGCCAACCAGTTGTCAGTGATCAAGGACCTGGAAGAGTCCATCGACAACGTCACCGTTATCGAACGTCAAATTCAGCCGCTGATCCTGCGTATGCTGGACGGCCTGGAACAGTTTATCGAACTGGACGCGCCCTTCATGCTGGAAGAGCGTCTGGCCAACCTCGAAGGCGTCAAGAGGAATATGGACCGCTCCGATATCACCGCCGCGGAGAAATTCCGCCAGGTGCTGGAGCTGTACAACTTTGAAGCCGAGTACGGTCGCAAGCTCAGCAGCTACGGCGATACCCTGAACGTGAACGGCCAGCAGCGCGAAGTGAACGTGCTGCAGATCGGCCGTATCGCCCTGCTGGCGCAGACCAAGGACTCCAAGATCACCATGGCCTACGACAAAGAGCAGAAGGGCTGGGTGGAAGTGGATTCCGGTGAATACCGCCGCGCCGTTATGCAGGGCCTGAAAATCGCCAAGCAGCAGGCCACTATCGATATCATGAACATGCCGATTCCGGCTCCGGAGGCAGCGCAATGA
- a CDS encoding MotA/TolQ/ExbB proton channel family protein, with the protein MRTSIAKRVLSLTAVFTAAGLISASVVAQEKAQSLDQLLQMVRNSKVAESKEHQQREAEFRRQKANQQALLTQAKNTRAAEEARSAQLEKKYEEQELLVQQKRQQLEERMGSLKELFGHLTSTAGDLRANLSTSLVSAQYPGRTEFLDQLIGKMDSATKLPTIEEIERLWYELQRETVESGKVVKFTGTVIKPDGEQVEQEVVRVGNFNLVSNGKYLELIDGSKMAELVRQPSSKFQSEAANLQAATSGFNAFGVDPTGPTGGSYLKAMINSPSNVERWHQGGIVGYIITAVGAFAILLAIWRLIVLSGMSSKVNAQLRSSSANTNNPLGRVLAVAEENRGVDGETLELKMEEAVLKERPAIESGLNLLKIIAMVAPLLGLLGTVTGMIVTFQAITIFGAGDPRAMADGISSALMTTVLGLCVAIPTVLMHTIVNGRAKRILHILDEQSTGIVAESAERK; encoded by the coding sequence ATGAGAACCTCTATCGCCAAACGCGTCCTTTCATTAACAGCCGTATTCACAGCGGCTGGCCTGATCAGCGCTTCCGTCGTTGCCCAGGAAAAGGCCCAATCCCTGGACCAGCTGTTGCAGATGGTGCGGAACTCCAAGGTCGCCGAATCCAAAGAGCACCAGCAGCGCGAAGCGGAATTCCGTCGCCAGAAGGCCAACCAGCAGGCCCTGCTGACTCAGGCGAAAAACACCCGCGCGGCCGAAGAGGCCCGCTCCGCTCAGTTGGAGAAGAAGTACGAAGAGCAGGAACTGCTGGTTCAGCAGAAGCGTCAGCAACTGGAAGAGCGCATGGGCTCCCTGAAAGAGCTGTTCGGCCACCTGACCTCCACCGCCGGCGACCTGCGCGCCAACCTGAGCACCTCCCTGGTATCCGCCCAGTACCCCGGTCGCACCGAGTTTCTGGACCAGTTGATCGGCAAGATGGATTCCGCCACCAAGCTGCCGACCATCGAGGAGATCGAGCGCCTGTGGTACGAACTGCAGCGCGAGACTGTCGAGTCCGGCAAGGTGGTCAAGTTCACCGGCACCGTGATCAAGCCCGACGGCGAACAGGTCGAGCAGGAAGTCGTGCGCGTGGGTAACTTCAACCTGGTTTCCAACGGCAAGTACCTGGAACTGATCGACGGAAGCAAAATGGCCGAGCTGGTACGCCAGCCCAGCAGCAAATTCCAGAGCGAAGCTGCCAACCTGCAGGCTGCCACTTCCGGCTTTAATGCCTTCGGTGTCGACCCCACCGGCCCCACCGGCGGCTCCTACCTGAAGGCCATGATCAACAGCCCGAGCAACGTCGAGCGCTGGCATCAGGGCGGTATCGTGGGCTACATCATCACCGCGGTGGGTGCCTTTGCGATCCTGTTGGCCATCTGGCGCCTGATCGTGCTGTCCGGCATGAGTTCCAAGGTAAACGCTCAGTTGCGCTCTTCCTCTGCTAATACCAACAACCCGCTGGGCCGTGTGTTGGCGGTGGCGGAAGAGAACCGCGGTGTCGATGGCGAGACCCTGGAGCTGAAGATGGAAGAGGCGGTGCTGAAAGAGCGCCCGGCCATCGAGTCCGGCCTCAACCTGCTGAAGATTATCGCCATGGTGGCTCCGCTGCTGGGTCTGCTGGGTACCGTGACCGGTATGATCGTGACTTTCCAGGCGATCACCATCTTCGGTGCCGGCGACCCGAGAGCCATGGCAGATGGTATCTCCTCCGCATTGATGACCACCGTGTTGGGTCTGTGCGTGGCGATCCCTACCGTGCTGATGCACACCATCGTCAACGGCCGCGCCAAGCGCATCCTGCATATCCTGGATGAGCAGAGCACCGGTATCGTGGCGGAAAGCGCTGAGCGCAAATAA
- a CDS encoding MotA/TolQ/ExbB proton channel family protein, whose amino-acid sequence MHALTDAWAAVNAFMASGGPVLFLIAGLTFFMWTLIFERVFYFNKGLKGDVQGAVDQWEGRSERKSWGAHQIRHALISRVSEKIGDNLDMIQACVALAPLFGLLGTVWGMINVFEVLAITGGGDAKQMASGVSMATIPTMAGMVAALSGVFANTYISRKAERETQLLEDHLTMDH is encoded by the coding sequence ATGCACGCATTGACTGACGCATGGGCCGCCGTCAACGCCTTTATGGCGTCGGGCGGGCCAGTACTGTTTTTGATCGCCGGCCTGACCTTCTTTATGTGGACGCTGATCTTCGAGCGGGTCTTCTACTTCAACAAGGGGTTGAAAGGTGACGTTCAGGGTGCGGTGGACCAGTGGGAAGGGCGCTCTGAGCGCAAATCCTGGGGCGCCCACCAGATCCGCCACGCGCTGATTTCCCGGGTATCCGAGAAGATCGGGGACAATCTGGACATGATTCAGGCCTGTGTGGCCCTGGCGCCCCTGTTCGGGCTGCTGGGCACGGTGTGGGGCATGATCAATGTGTTCGAGGTCCTCGCGATAACCGGCGGCGGTGATGCCAAGCAGATGGCCAGCGGTGTCTCCATGGCGACTATCCCGACAATGGCGGGCATGGTTGCGGCACTGTCCGGGGTATTTGCCAACACCTATATCAGCCGCAAGGCGGAGCGTGAGACCCAACTGCTGGAAGACCATCTGACGATGGATCACTAA
- a CDS encoding biopolymer transporter ExbD — translation MSRNQKTAEEEAGAIDLTPMLDVVFIMLIFFIVTATFIKVPGVDVVKPEATTADLKAASILVAINESNEIWIAKEHVDDRLVKITLERLYAQNPKGWLVIQPDKKADIEKVALIANAAREIGIEKVSVATEKS, via the coding sequence ATGAGCAGAAATCAAAAAACGGCAGAAGAAGAAGCGGGAGCGATCGACCTCACGCCCATGCTGGACGTGGTGTTTATCATGCTGATCTTCTTTATCGTCACCGCCACCTTTATCAAGGTTCCCGGTGTCGATGTGGTGAAGCCGGAAGCGACAACCGCTGACCTCAAGGCCGCCTCTATTCTGGTAGCGATTAACGAAAGCAACGAAATCTGGATTGCCAAGGAACACGTGGACGACCGCCTGGTGAAAATCACCCTGGAGCGTCTCTACGCACAAAACCCCAAGGGGTGGTTGGTAATTCAACCCGATAAGAAAGCGGATATCGAGAAGGTTGCCCTGATTGCGAATGCCGCCAGGGAAATCGGTATCGAGAAAGTATCGGTCGCGACAGAAAAGAGTTAA
- a CDS encoding energy transducer TonB: MAIVTTFALIFTMHQLIQANMGTPEEEELLKVADVVMPEQKIETQYDTRKPDKPDEPEQPPPEMPEPEYDEPNMDDSINMSAPRASADLKIGGLGGAFSEGDYLPIVKVQPQYPRRALQRGIEGYVIVEYTVTTNGSVRDPKVVEAFTADGNPTTIFNRAAMKSALKYKYKPRVVDGQAVEVPGVKTKISFNMAKN; encoded by the coding sequence TTGGCAATAGTCACGACTTTCGCCCTGATCTTCACCATGCATCAGTTGATTCAGGCAAATATGGGTACTCCCGAGGAGGAGGAACTGCTCAAGGTTGCCGATGTCGTGATGCCTGAACAGAAGATCGAAACCCAGTACGACACCCGTAAACCGGACAAGCCCGACGAGCCGGAGCAGCCGCCGCCGGAAATGCCGGAACCGGAGTACGATGAGCCGAACATGGACGACAGCATCAACATGTCTGCGCCCCGTGCGAGTGCGGACCTTAAGATCGGCGGTCTCGGTGGCGCCTTTAGCGAGGGCGACTACCTGCCCATCGTAAAGGTTCAGCCGCAGTATCCGCGTCGCGCCCTGCAGCGGGGTATCGAGGGCTACGTGATCGTCGAATACACGGTAACCACCAATGGCTCCGTGCGCGATCCGAAGGTGGTGGAAGCCTTTACCGCCGATGGTAACCCCACCACCATCTTCAACCGCGCGGCGATGAAATCGGCGCTGAAGTACAAGTACAAGCCGCGGGTCGTGGACGGCCAGGCGGTGGAAGTGCCCGGTGTGAAGACCAAGATCAGCTTCAACATGGCCAAGAACTAA